A part of Caretta caretta isolate rCarCar2 chromosome 1, rCarCar1.hap1, whole genome shotgun sequence genomic DNA contains:
- the LOC125623844 gene encoding CD59A glycoprotein, which translates to MRNLIVCALALALMAQAVVSLECYHCPNGGRCFTTQKCRDDQDQCITMFFPFTAKYAKRCSRTYECEVMKAMGGSAVKAICCGTDRCNR; encoded by the exons ATGAGGAACCTGATTGTGTGTGCGCTCGCCCTAGCGCTGATGGCACAAG CCGTTGTGTCTCTGGAGTGCTATCACTGCCCTAATGGAGGAAGATGCTTTACCACTCAGAAATGCAGGGATGACCAGGATCAATGTATTACCATGTTCTTCCCTTTCACTG CTAAATACGCTAAGCGATGCTCCAGGACGTATGAATGTGAAGTCATGAAGGCCATGGGGGGGTCTGCAGTGAAGGCCATTTGCTGCGGCACTGATCGGTGCAACCGATAG